Within Sphingobium sp. KCTC 72723, the genomic segment AGCGCATCGTCGAAGGTCGTCAGGTCAGCGGTCGTCGCGGCGGTGGCGTCGACGGCCAGGGCGGCAGTGACGTCGGCATTGCCGGCCACGTCGTCCAGGGTAATCGTTACAGCGTCGGCAGCGTTGGCACCGGCCTGGATGTTCACCGTGGCGGTCGAACCGTCGAACAGCTTGGTGCCGTTGAATTCGGTGTTGGCCAGCGTGTCGGTGATCTGGGTCTGAAGCTGCGTCATTTCAGCCTGGATGTTTGCCTGGGCATCCGTGTCGTTGGTGCCGTTCAGCGTCTGGACGGTCAATTCACGCATACGCTGCAACATGTTGCTGACTTCGCCGAGCGCGCCTTCCGCCGTCTGCGCCAGGCTCATGCCGTCGTTGGCGTTACGGACGCCCTGGGTCATGCCCCGGATCTGCGACGTCATGCTCGAAGCGATGGCCAGGCCAGCGGCGTCGTCCTTGGCGCTGTTGATGCGCTTGCCGGTCGACAGGCGTTCCATCGCGGTGCTCAGACCCCGGCTGGCCATCGAAGAAGCGTTGGCGGAGCGCAGAGCGGCGGTGTTGGTTCCGATAACAGTCATGGTGTTCCCTTTCTATCCAATATCAGGTCGCTGCCATCCGTCGGAGCGTCTGCGGCCTCGAAAGGGGATAACGGCGGGATGCGCCGGGCTTTTAGGGGCCATGTCGTTTTTTCTGCATTTTTCGTCTTTTGCCGGTGCGAACGCCCCTCTCTCGCGCGCGCGTAGAGTATGAAGTGGTTCCGCCCTGGCCCGGACTTGCCGCCTTGCGGAAAAAAATTGCCGGTCAGCGGCAAGCGAAGGCGGCAATTAACCATTTGCTAACCATGGAAGCGCACATTGTGGTCATCGAAGAAGGCCGGGGCGCACGGGGGTGCAAGTCGGCCAGTCATTTTGGGGACATCACATGTCATCGCTCGATATGAGCCGTGGAGTTTGCGCGTTGGTGCCGGGTTTGCAGCACTGGCTGGAAAACGCGCTGTTCGCCGTCCGGGTCGTGGACGCCGCTGCCCCGCGTGAACGCGACAGCCGCCGCGTGCTGCTGGCGACCGAAATCGGCCACGCTACCCATCGCGATATTCTCATCACTCTGGTCGATGGCGCACCCTCGCTGGTCGCGGCGGCCAATGGCCTGCCCGCCCGCGTCGCATTCGGCCTGGAAGATATGGGCTTTGCCTTTGCGCTGATCGCCGAACTGGCCCGTCCCGCCGCCATCCCCGCCGTCGGCGACGCCGCCAGCGTCCGGCTGATGACGCTGGCCGGGCGAGTCGCGCGCAGCGATGCCACTGTCCTTATTCAGGGCGACACCGGCACCGGCAAGGAAGGCATGGCACGCTTCCTTCATGCCCAGTCGGGCCGCACCGCCCATGACTTCATTGCCGTCAATTGCGCCGCGCTGCCTGAAACCATGATGGAAGCGATGCTGTTCGGGCATAGGAAGGGCAGCTTCACCGGCGCGGCCAATGCGTCCGAAGGGCTGTTTCTGGCTGCCGACGGCGGCACATTGTTCCTCGACGAAATCGCCGAACTGCCGCTGACCTTGCAGGCAAAGCTGCTGCGCGCGCTTCAGGAAGGCGAAGTGCTGCCCGTGGGCGCGACCCATGCGGTGCCGGTCAATGTCCGCGTCATCGCCGCGTGCAACCGCAACCTGGCGGTCGAATGTGCCGCCGGGCGCTTCCGCGAAGATCTCTACTGGCGGCTCAACGTCATGCCGCTCGAACTGCGCCCGCTGGCCGAACGCGGCGGCGACATCAGCGCGATCGCCGCGTCGATGCTGCTGCGCCATCAGGACGGCGGTCGCCAAGGCTTCGTCTGGCCCACTGCCGCTGCGATCGACAAGCTGGCCGCC encodes:
- a CDS encoding sigma 54-interacting transcriptional regulator codes for the protein MSSLDMSRGVCALVPGLQHWLENALFAVRVVDAAAPRERDSRRVLLATEIGHATHRDILITLVDGAPSLVAAANGLPARVAFGLEDMGFAFALIAELARPAAIPAVGDAASVRLMTLAGRVARSDATVLIQGDTGTGKEGMARFLHAQSGRTAHDFIAVNCAALPETMMEAMLFGHRKGSFTGAANASEGLFLAADGGTLFLDEIAELPLTLQAKLLRALQEGEVLPVGATHAVPVNVRVIAACNRNLAVECAAGRFREDLYWRLNVMPLELRPLAERGGDISAIAASMLLRHQDGGRQGFVWPTAAAIDKLAAHGWPGNARELGNVLQRALVLRDGARIEADDLHLTGAPTGNVQPLRVVASPLARVQSEPVRLRDVARHSKLEAIRIALRETDGHRAAAAAKLGISERTLRYRLAEMRELAAA
- a CDS encoding flagellin, which codes for MTVIGTNTAALRSANASSMASRGLSTAMERLSTGKRINSAKDDAAGLAIASSMTSQIRGMTQGVRNANDGMSLAQTAEGALGEVSNMLQRMRELTVQTLNGTNDTDAQANIQAEMTQLQTQITDTLANTEFNGTKLFDGSTATVNIQAGANAADAVTITLDDVAGNADVTAALAVDATAATTADLTTFDDALAAVATTRANLGAVQNRLESTVNNLTNNITNLTDARSRIEDADFSTETTALAKQQILSQASTAMLAQANQSQQGVLKLIG